GTCCTCCCATTCCGTCTCTTCGTATTCGAACGGAAAACCTTCGTCGAACCGGCCGACCCGATCGACGACGTCGCGCCGCGTGACGAGCACGGATCCGACGAGATAGTCGGCGTCGCCTCCTTCCGTCCAGAGGCGCCACTGCCGGCGCGCATGCCGCGCGAATCGGGCGTCGGCGCCGGGCCGGAACGCGCCCGCCAGATCCCGTAGGAAACCGGATCCGTACCCGGTCGGCAGGAAGACGCGGCAGGCGCGATCGGCGAACTGGATCGGAGCCGCCGCTCCCACCCGCGGGGAGCCCGCCGCCTCGATCAGGGGGCGCAGCGCGCCCGGATCGAGCTCGGTATCGGCGTTGCAGAAGAGAAGGAAACCGCCGCGGGATTCCGAGATTCCGGCGTTGACGCCGCCCGAATAGCCGCGGTTCTCGATCGGAAGGAAGCGGTCGGCGGAAACGCCCCGCAGGCGTGAGACTTCCTCGGGGCCCGACCCGCAATCGACGACCACGACCTCGCCCTCGACGCCTCCGTGCTCGAAAGCGGCCCGGAGCGCCGCCACGCACGCCGACGCCTCGACCGCGGAGCGGTGCGAGACGACGATCGCCGACAGCTCGGGGCCGGAGATCATTTCCGCGCCTCGCGTTCTTCCCGTATCGCTTCCGCGAAGATCGCCTCCAGCCGGTCGGCGACGTCGCTCGTCCGGAACGCGGCGGCGCGGGCGGGCCCCCGATGCGCCAGGCGTTCCCGTTCGGGGCGATCGCGCAGGAGCTTCGCGACCGCCTCGGCGATCGCCGCGACGTCGCCCGGGGGGAAGAAGACCGCGGCGTCGCCCGCGGAGAAGCGATGCGCCGGCGTGTCGGAGAGCGCTGCCGGAAGGGACGACGCGAGCGCTTCCAGGGCGGGCAGGTCGAACCCGTCCTCCACGTGCGAGGGGCCGAGGAACACGTCCGCCCGCCGGTACAGAAACGGCATGCGATCGACGGCCACGGCCCGGTGGTATTCGTCGGTCGCTCCGAGATCCCGCTCCCATCGGGAGACGGGTTCGGGCGAGACGCGGAGAATCCGGAAGATTTCACCGCGGGCGCGCAGATCCACGAGCGCCGCGAGGCCGTCCCGCACTCCCTTCACGTCCCCTTCGTCGATCCCGGGCAGGAGAACCGAGAGAGGCTCCCGAGCCGGCCGTGGAGGAGAGGCGAACGCCGCCGCGTCGAACGCCTGCCCGATCACCTCCGCCTCGCCATGGCCGTTCTCGCGCAGGACCTCCCGGAGCCGCGGCGTCAGGGCGAGCTTCCGCGTCGGGAGCCGGTACGCCGCGACGATCCGGTCGCGAACGTTCGCGTAACCGCCGAAAGACGCCTCGTAGCCCTGGCACAGGTGGAACACGCGGCCGGCGGCGTGCGCGACGGCGGGCTCGACCGTCGTCCAGAACGTCGCGACGGCGACGTCGCTCTCGGGCAGGGCGCGGGACGTTCCGAAAGCCGACTCCTCGTACGCCGCCCTCCCGCGGGGAAACCAGGAGGGCGGCGGCTCGGGGCAGACGAC
This portion of the Thermoanaerobaculia bacterium genome encodes:
- a CDS encoding glycosyltransferase, giving the protein MISGPELSAIVVSHRSAVEASACVAALRAAFEHGGVEGEVVVVDCGSGPEEVSRLRGVSADRFLPIENRGYSGGVNAGISESRGGFLLFCNADTELDPGALRPLIEAAGSPRVGAAAPIQFADRACRVFLPTGYGSGFLRDLAGAFRPGADARFARHARRQWRLWTEGGDADYLVGSVLVTRRDVVDRVGRFDEGFPFEYEETEWEDRLRESGRALRVVAEARALHFPGTSSRRNPETEERRALSRRRYRSRRYGRLGRAVLEGTESVLRRSAPEAPPVGPEAARADGSALAFSPIPSLLPFAGVSLSSSVDVGEVARALGGTMYVRTFRTGDGRPGPLGRAVA
- a CDS encoding glycosyltransferase family 4 protein, coding for MRIVYLLASSVLSGGTKVVLQQAEELASRGHRVTVVCPEPPPSWFPRGRAAYEESAFGTSRALPESDVAVATFWTTVEPAVAHAAGRVFHLCQGYEASFGGYANVRDRIVAAYRLPTRKLALTPRLREVLRENGHGEAEVIGQAFDAAAFASPPRPAREPLSVLLPGIDEGDVKGVRDGLAALVDLRARGEIFRILRVSPEPVSRWERDLGATDEYHRAVAVDRMPFLYRRADVFLGPSHVEDGFDLPALEALASSLPAALSDTPAHRFSAGDAAVFFPPGDVAAIAEAVAKLLRDRPERERLAHRGPARAAAFRTSDVADRLEAIFAEAIREEREARK